Proteins encoded by one window of Arachis hypogaea cultivar Tifrunner chromosome 1, arahy.Tifrunner.gnm2.J5K5, whole genome shotgun sequence:
- the LOC112796737 gene encoding phospholipase D alpha 1, with product MAPFLLHGDINATIYETQKFDTFSSVPLYASIYLDEVKIESRCLKEPNNPKLEECFYIRCAHMTSNIVVKLERDKWLSSVRGRGVIGEAYVEVDEKMLNGVEVDKWVEIVDASKRPISGGPKIHIKLQFFDAKRHQNWSQGIKSPDFPGVPRTFFSQHKGCKVTVYQDAHVLDNFSPRVVLDGGRIYEPQRCWEDIFDAINEAKHFIYITGWSLYTQISLIRDPKRPKLGGDITLGELLKKKAKDDGVRVVLLLWQDGIIRVPGIGNYVRTMGTHDKETQSYFKDTNVHCILCPRDSVYYTHHQKIVVVDAKLSNGKDSDHQRRIVSFIGGIDLCDGRYDNQFHSLFQTLAAEHSKDFYQPSIYGSAIEKGGPREPWHDIHCKLEGPIAWDVYSTFVQRFRKQGTDQGILLSEEKLKDFIITPSQATNPGDDDDTWNVQLFRSIDDTAALGFPETAKEAFEHGLVSGENKMIDRSIQDAYINAIRRAKNFIYIENQYFIGSAFGWSVDSIEFDAVHLIPKELSLKIVSKIKAKEKFMVYIVIPMWPEGVPINKTGAVQKMLYFQRKTIEMMYKDIVEALKEEKIEQDPRKYLSFFCLGNREVKKDGEYVPPQRPEQGSDYQKAQEARRFMIYLHSKMMIVDDEYIIIGSANINQRSMDGGRDTEIAMGAYQPHHLATSQGGARGQIHGFRMSLWYEHLGMHEDTFLNPESEECINQVKQLGDRYWELYSNKDSLGSNNLPGHLLRYPVDICADGTLTNLSGSEFFPDTNAPILGDKNPTIINRFLPNNTMDILKKIITR from the exons ATGGCACCATTTCTGCTACATGGAGATATCAATGCAACCATTTATGAGACTCAAAAGTTCGACACCTTTTCATCG GTGCCGCTTTATGCAAGCATTTATCTGGATGAAGTAAAGATTGAAAGCAGGTGTTTAAAAGAGCCTAATAACCCTAAATTGGAAGAGTGTTTTTACATTCGATGTGCCCATATGACATCAAATATCGTAGTCAAATTGGAACGTGACAAATGGCTTTCTTCTGTTCGTGGACGAGGTGTTATTGGAGAAGCATATGTGGAAGTTGATGAGAAAATGTTAAATGGAGTTGAAGTAGACAAATGGGTTGAAATAGTTGATGCGAGTAAAAGGCCCATATCTGGGGGTCCAAAGATCCATATCAAACTACAATTTTTTGATGCTAAACGACACCAAAACTGGTCTCAAGGCATCAAATCTCCTGACTTTCCTGGAGTTCCTCGCACTTTCTTCTCCCAGCATAAGGGATGCAAG GTTACTGTTTACCAAGATGCTCATGTCTTAGATAATTTTTCTCCAAGAGTAGTGCTTGATGGAGGTAGGATTTACGAGCCTCAAAGATGCTGGGAGGATATTTTTGATGCAATCAACGAAGCAAAACACTTTATATACATCACTGGCTGGTCTCTTTACACTCAAATTTCTCTGATAAGAGATCCTAAAAGGCCAAAGCTTGGTGGAGACATAACACTCGGTGAGTTGCTCAAGAAAAAGGCAAAGGACGATGGAGTCAGGGTTGTGCTGCTTCTATGGCAAGATGGAATAATTCGAGTTCCTGGAATTGGAAACTACGTCAGAACCATGGGTACTCATGATAAAGAAACCCAAAGCTATTTCAAGGACACAAATGTCCACTGCATTTTGTGCCCACGTGATAGTGTTTATTACACTCATCACCAAAAGATTGTGGTGGTGGATGCTAAATTGTCAAATGGAAAGGACTCAGATCATCAAAGAAGAATTGTGAGTTTTATTGGAGGTATTGATCTCTGTGATGGAAGATATGATAATCAATTTCATTCTCTTTTCCAGACTTTAGCCGCTGAACACAGTAAAGATTTTTATCAACCAAGTATTTATGGATCCGCAATTGAAAAGGGTGGTCCTAGGGAGCCATGGCATGACATACACTGTAAGCTTGAAGGGCCTATTGCATGGGATGTTTACTCCACCTTTGTGCAGAGATTTCGAAAACAGGGCACAGATCAGGGCATACTTCTTTCAGAAGAAAAGCTTAAGGATTTTATCATTACACCATCTCAAGCAACGAACCCTGGTGATGATGATGACACGTGGAATGTTCAGTTGTTTAGATCCATTGATGATACAGCTGCTCTTGGTTTTCCAGAAACTGCTAAAGAAGCTTTTGAACATGGGCTTGTTAGTGGGGAGAACAAGATGATAGATCGGAGCATTCAAGACGCATACATTAATGCTATTCGGCGAGCAAAGAATTTCATCTATATTGAGAACCAATATTTCATAGGAAGTGCTTTCGGGTGGAGTGTGGATAGCATAGAATTTGATGCTGTTCATCTTATTCCAAAGGAGCTTtcactcaaaattgttagcaagATTAAAGCTAAGGAGAAGTTCATGGTGTATATAGTGATTCCAATGTGGCCGGAGGGTGTTCCTATAAATAAGACTGGAGCTGTTCAGAAAATGCTATATTTTCAAAGGAAGACCATAGAGATGATGTACAAGGACATTGTTGAAGCACTCAAGGAAGAGAAAATTGAACAAGATCCTCGGAAATATTTGTCATTCTTCTGTCTTGGCAATCGAGAGGTGAAGAAAGATGGAGAGTATGTGCCTCCACAGAGACCAGAACAAGGTTCCGATTACCAGAAAGCCCAAGAAGCCAGACGCTTCATGATTTATTTGCATTCCAAGATGATGATAG TTGATGATGAGTACATAATCATTGGATCTGCCAACATCAACCAGAGATCAATGGATGGTGGAAGAGACACCGAAATTGCCATGGGAGCTTATCAACCGCACCATTTGGCGACCAGCCAGGGTGGTGCAAGAGGCCAAATCCATGGCTTCCGCATGTCCCTATGGTACGAGCACCTTGGCATGCATGAAGACACCTTCCTCAACCCAGAAAGTGAAGAATGTATTAACCAAGTGAAGCAACTTGGGGACAGGTATTGGGAGTTGTATTCTAACAAGGATTCACTTGGATCTAATAACCTTCCTGGTCACTTGCTTCGGTATCCTGTTGACATTTGTGCTGATGGAACACTCACAAATCTCTCAGGATCTGAGTTCTTTCCTGACACTAATGCTCCTATTCTAGGTGACAAAAACCCTACTATTATAAATCGATTTCTTCCTAACAATACAATGGATATCCTTAAGAAGATCATCACCAGGTAG